Proteins found in one Heptranchias perlo isolate sHepPer1 chromosome 23, sHepPer1.hap1, whole genome shotgun sequence genomic segment:
- the LOC137341027 gene encoding mitochondrial Rho GTPase 1 isoform X3 encodes MRKDVRILLVGEPKVGKTSLIMSLVSEEFPEEVPLRAEEITIPADVTPEKVPTHIVDYSEAEQTEEQLHNEISKANVICIVYAVNNRNSIDQVTSRWIPLINDRTDKDSRMPLILVGNKSDLVEHSSMEAILPIMNQYTEIETCVECSAKNLKNISELFYYAQKAVLHPTCPLYCPEEKEMKPACVKALTRIFKVSDQDNDGILNDAELNFFQRTCFNTPLAPQALEDVKNVVRKNMSDGVADNGLTLKGFLFLHTLFIQRGRHETTWTVLRRFGYDDDLELTHEYLFPILKVPPDCTTELNHHAYLFLQSIFDKHDLDRDCALSPDELKDLFKVFPYMPWGPDVNNTVCTNDKGWVTYQGYVCQWTLTTYLDVQRCLEYLGYLGYSILTEQESQAAAVTITRDKKLDLQKKQTQRNVFQCNIIGMKNSGKTGILQGFLGRNLMKQRQIKEEHKSLYALNTTYVYGQEKYLLLHEVLSESEFITASDTTCDVVCLVYDVSNPKSFDYCTRIFKQHFIDGKTPCIIVAAKSDLHEAKQDHSISPAEFCNKHKMPPPQSYTCNSVDTPSKDFFVKVTTIAMYPHARLRCLCTCNRCTFCICQNFLNSDLLQSVKTKFFTAVLNRHTTQADLKTSTFWLRASLGATVFAVLGFAVYKALLKQR; translated from the exons atgaggaaaGACGTGAGGATTCTGCTCGTCGGGGAAC CTAAGGTTGGGAAGACATCTTTGATTATGTCTCTGGTCAGTGAAGAGTTTCCTGAAGAG gTTCCTCTACGTGCAGAAGAAATCACTATCCCTGCAGATGTCACTCCAGAGAAGGTCCCTACACACATAGTAGACTATTCAG AAGCAGAACAGACAGAAGAACAACTTCACAATGAAATTTCCAAG GCCAATGTAATCTGCATAGTGTATGCAGTCAACAACAGAAATTCCATTGACCAG GTAACGAGTCGATGGATTCCTCTAATAAATGACAGGACTGACAAGGATAGCAG aatgcccctcataCTGGTGGGAAACAAATCTGATCTTGTGGAACATAGTAGCATGGAAGCTATTCTTCCCATAATGAATCAGTACACAGAGATAGAGACCTGTGTTGAG TGTTCAGCAAAAAACCTGAAGAATATCTCTGAGCTGTTTTACTATGCACAGAAAGCTGTTCTGCACCCCACTTGCCCACTGTACTGCCCAGAAGAGAAAGAG ATGAAACCTGCCTGTGTCAAAGCCCTAACTCGCATTTTTAAGGTATCAGACCAGGATAATGATGGGATTCTCAACGATGCAGAACTCAACTTTTTCCAG AGAACCTGTTTTAACACCCCATTGGCACCTCAAGCTCTGGAGGATGTGAAGAATGTAGTACGGAAGAACATGAGTGATGGTGTCGCTGATAATGGGTTGACGTTGAAAG gttttttatttttacataCACTATTTATACAAAGAGGGAGACATGAAACTACGTGGACAGTTTTGCGTCGGTTTGGATATGACGATGACCTGGAACTCACACATGAATATCTGTTCCCGAT ACTAAAAGTTCCTCCAGACTGCACAACCGAACTGAATCACCATGCATACCTTTTCCTACAAAGCATCTTTGACAAACATGATTTG GACCGGGATTGTGCATTGTCACCTGATGAACTAAAAGACCTATTCAAAGTGTTTCCCTACATGCCTTGGGGTCCTGATGTCAATAACACCGTTTGTACCAATGACAAGGGATGGGTCACTTATCAAGGTTATGTTTGTCAGTGGAC GCTGACCACGTACCTTGATGTTCAGCGGTGTTTAGAATATTTAGGTTACCTAGGATACTCTATTCTAACGGAACAGGAGTCTCAGGCAGCAGCTGTCACAA TAACGAGAGATAAAAAACTAGATCTGCAGAAAAAGCAAACACAAAGAAATGTGTTTCAGTGCAATATTATTGGCATGAAAAACTCTGGCAAGACTGGAATTCTGCAAGGTTTTCTGGGCCGAAACTTAATG AAACAAAGACAAATAAAAGAGGAACACAAATCACTTTATGCCCTGAACACAACTTATGTGTATGGGCAAGAAAAATATTTACTG ctacATGAAGTTTTATCCGAATCTGAATTTATTACTGCCTCTGATACAACTTGTGATGTTGTTTGCCTGGTGTATGATGTCAGTAATCCCAAATCATTTGATTATTGTACGAGGATCTTCAAG CAACACTTCATTGACGGcaaaacaccatgtattattgtagCTGCAAAGTCGGACCTGCACGAAGCTAAACAAGACCACAGCATTTCTCCCGCTGAGTTCTGCAACAAACACAAAATGCCACCACCTCAAAGTTATACCTGCAATAGTGTCGACACACCAAGCAAAGACTTCTTTGTCAAAGTGACCACCATAGCCATGTATCC CCATGCCCGGTTACGCTGTTTATGTACCTGCAACAGGTGTACATTTTGCATCTGTCAGAACTTCCTCAACTCAGACTTGCTGCAATCTGTAAAGACCAAATTCTTCACTGCAGTTCTTAACAG
- the LOC137341027 gene encoding mitochondrial Rho GTPase 1 isoform X4, whose protein sequence is MRKDVRILLVGEPKVGKTSLIMSLVSEEFPEEVPLRAEEITIPADVTPEKVPTHIVDYSEAEQTEEQLHNEISKANVICIVYAVNNRNSIDQVTSRWIPLINDRTDKDSRMPLILVGNKSDLVEHSSMEAILPIMNQYTEIETCVECSAKNLKNISELFYYAQKAVLHPTCPLYCPEEKEMKPACVKALTRIFKVSDQDNDGILNDAELNFFQRTCFNTPLAPQALEDVKNVVRKNMSDGVADNGLTLKGFLFLHTLFIQRGRHETTWTVLRRFGYDDDLELTHEYLFPILKVPPDCTTELNHHAYLFLQSIFDKHDLDRDCALSPDELKDLFKVFPYMPWGPDVNNTVCTNDKGWVTYQGYVCQWTLTTYLDVQRCLEYLGYLGYSILTEQESQAAAVTITRDKKLDLQKKQTQRNVFQCNIIGMKNSGKTGILQGFLGRNLMKQRQIKEEHKSLYALNTTYVYGQEKYLLLHEVLSESEFITASDTTCDVVCLVYDVSNPKSFDYCTRIFKQHFIDGKTPCIIVAAKSDLHEAKQDHSISPAEFCNKHKMPPPQSYTCNSVDTPSKDFFVKVTTIAMYPHTTQADLKTSTFWLRASLGATVFAVLGFAVYKALLKQR, encoded by the exons atgaggaaaGACGTGAGGATTCTGCTCGTCGGGGAAC CTAAGGTTGGGAAGACATCTTTGATTATGTCTCTGGTCAGTGAAGAGTTTCCTGAAGAG gTTCCTCTACGTGCAGAAGAAATCACTATCCCTGCAGATGTCACTCCAGAGAAGGTCCCTACACACATAGTAGACTATTCAG AAGCAGAACAGACAGAAGAACAACTTCACAATGAAATTTCCAAG GCCAATGTAATCTGCATAGTGTATGCAGTCAACAACAGAAATTCCATTGACCAG GTAACGAGTCGATGGATTCCTCTAATAAATGACAGGACTGACAAGGATAGCAG aatgcccctcataCTGGTGGGAAACAAATCTGATCTTGTGGAACATAGTAGCATGGAAGCTATTCTTCCCATAATGAATCAGTACACAGAGATAGAGACCTGTGTTGAG TGTTCAGCAAAAAACCTGAAGAATATCTCTGAGCTGTTTTACTATGCACAGAAAGCTGTTCTGCACCCCACTTGCCCACTGTACTGCCCAGAAGAGAAAGAG ATGAAACCTGCCTGTGTCAAAGCCCTAACTCGCATTTTTAAGGTATCAGACCAGGATAATGATGGGATTCTCAACGATGCAGAACTCAACTTTTTCCAG AGAACCTGTTTTAACACCCCATTGGCACCTCAAGCTCTGGAGGATGTGAAGAATGTAGTACGGAAGAACATGAGTGATGGTGTCGCTGATAATGGGTTGACGTTGAAAG gttttttatttttacataCACTATTTATACAAAGAGGGAGACATGAAACTACGTGGACAGTTTTGCGTCGGTTTGGATATGACGATGACCTGGAACTCACACATGAATATCTGTTCCCGAT ACTAAAAGTTCCTCCAGACTGCACAACCGAACTGAATCACCATGCATACCTTTTCCTACAAAGCATCTTTGACAAACATGATTTG GACCGGGATTGTGCATTGTCACCTGATGAACTAAAAGACCTATTCAAAGTGTTTCCCTACATGCCTTGGGGTCCTGATGTCAATAACACCGTTTGTACCAATGACAAGGGATGGGTCACTTATCAAGGTTATGTTTGTCAGTGGAC GCTGACCACGTACCTTGATGTTCAGCGGTGTTTAGAATATTTAGGTTACCTAGGATACTCTATTCTAACGGAACAGGAGTCTCAGGCAGCAGCTGTCACAA TAACGAGAGATAAAAAACTAGATCTGCAGAAAAAGCAAACACAAAGAAATGTGTTTCAGTGCAATATTATTGGCATGAAAAACTCTGGCAAGACTGGAATTCTGCAAGGTTTTCTGGGCCGAAACTTAATG AAACAAAGACAAATAAAAGAGGAACACAAATCACTTTATGCCCTGAACACAACTTATGTGTATGGGCAAGAAAAATATTTACTG ctacATGAAGTTTTATCCGAATCTGAATTTATTACTGCCTCTGATACAACTTGTGATGTTGTTTGCCTGGTGTATGATGTCAGTAATCCCAAATCATTTGATTATTGTACGAGGATCTTCAAG CAACACTTCATTGACGGcaaaacaccatgtattattgtagCTGCAAAGTCGGACCTGCACGAAGCTAAACAAGACCACAGCATTTCTCCCGCTGAGTTCTGCAACAAACACAAAATGCCACCACCTCAAAGTTATACCTGCAATAGTGTCGACACACCAAGCAAAGACTTCTTTGTCAAAGTGACCACCATAGCCATGTATCC